The Cyclobacterium amurskyense genome contains the following window.
TTTGCGGTGCTTGAAAGTCCTGCACCGCCAGAGAAGAATGATTTTGCCCCTTTGATAGGGTAATTGACATCGTAGAAGGTATTGGGATAGTTTTCCCATTTATCGTTTACTTTATGCTGTATGGCTACAAGTCGATCCCCTTTGGATGCTGGCAGGTAAAAACCCGTGTCATCCATTCCCAATGGTTCAAACAAGTGTTTTTGAAGATAGGCTTCGAATGACATTCCTGAAATTACTTCAATGAAATAACCCAGCACATCCAGCCCCATGCTATAAGTGAATTTTTCTCCCGGATCATGGTGTAAGGGTAGTTTTGCCAGCTTCATAACTACGTCTTTGATCGTAACAGGTTCAGTGGTAAATAAATCTGTTGTGCCGGCTTTATGATAAAGCATCTTCATTCTTTCGTCCCCATCTATTACTCCATAGCCAAGTCCAGAAGTATGCGTTAACAGGTGGCGGATGGTTATTTCCTTATTGGCAGGTCTTGAGGTATAAGTAGTGTCTGCATACTTGAAATTCACCAAAACCTCAGGGTTTTTAAATTCTGGTATGTATTTGGAAATTGGATCATCCAGTCGGAATTTCCCCTCTTCCCAAAGCATCATCACAGCAGTTGATGTAATTGCTTTGGATTGGCTTGCGATTCTGAATATCGCATCTTTCTGTAATTTTTTTCCATTGGCATCTGCATTTCCATAGGCTTCATGAAATACAATTCTTCCGTTCCTGACTATGAGAGCAACAGCACCTGGAATGGTATTGTCTTTCAGAGATTGCTTTAACATATTGTCAATTCGCTCCAATCTCTCTGAGGAAAGACTGATGCTTAATGGTGGTGCCACTGTTAATGGGGATGACCGCCTTGCCGTTGTAGTTTGAGCAGTAAGGTTAAGGTTGCATAACATTACGATTATGAACCATAAATAAGTCTTTTTTAAAGTCATAGGGAGTGGTTATAAGATTTATGTAAATTTTTAATTATCAAAATACTCAATTTCTCAATTAAATATACCTCCATTTTTTTAGTAAATACTTGTTTTAGACCTAACAGACTGATAATCTTGTCTTCTCTACATTTCTGATTAAAGACATGTCAGGATATCAGTGCTGCTACTCAAATAAACCGAGTTTAATATTTCAAATCCATAGTAAAATCATGTTTTAAATCCCTCATTAATTTTCTCAGTCTCTCAAATAAGGCTAATTTTGAGAGATAAATTTTTAACAAAAGTGTATTCAGAAAAACAGCGACTTATTCTTTGGTCTGTAGTTATCAGTATTGTTTTGCTGGTGGTGAAATTCTATTCCTATGTGTTGACAGGGTCCAATGCGATTTTGACAGATGCCTTAGAGAGTATAGTAAACGTAGTGGCTTCTTTTTTTGCCCTTTATAGCATAAGGTTAAGTGCTATTCCTCGAGATAAAAATCACCCTTATGGCCACGGTAAGATTGAATTTTTTAGTGCTGGAATCGAAGGTGTATTAATTATTGTGGCGGGAATATTTATACTTTACCAATCGGCGTACTCCATATTGTTTCCCCAGCCTCTGATCGAATTACCTTTGGGTATGGTTCTTATAGGTTTTTCAGGTTTGGTTAATGGGATTTTGGGATTTGTTTTGCAAAAGAAAGGAAAAGAATTAAATAGTATTACACTGGAAGCAGATGGAAAGCATATATCCACAGATGCAGTTAGTAGTTTTGTTTTAATTATTGGTATTGCGATTATTTTCTTTACCGGATGGCATTTACTAGACAGTATTATTTCAGGACTTTTTGCTTTTTATATCATGTACAATGGGTATTATCTTGTAAGAAAGTCTGTGGCGGGCTTGATGGATGAGTCCAATCCACAATCCATTAATAAGGCGGTTAGAATCCTCAATAAACACAGAAAAGATAACTGGATAGACATACACAATATGCGGGTTCAACAGTATGGGGGAGATAGCCATATTGATTTACATCTTACTTTGCCTTATTACTATGACCTTATACAGGTTCACGATTGTGTGCATGAAGTTGAGGAAGTATTGGAAGAAAATCTTTCAGGAAAAATTGAAGTATTTGTACATGCAGACCCCTGTATTCCTGATTCATGTTGTCATTATTGTCAAGTAAGTGATTGTGCAGTAAGGCGTTTTCCTCAATCTAAAAAAATAAAATGGACAGCGGACAATATGTCCCAAAACCAAAAACACTACCATGAACTTGGTCTTTTGAAGAATGTACCGAAAAATAAAAAATAAATTTTTTTTTTAGAAAAGTTTGAAAAAAATATCAATTCAATAAAATATTCATTGGCTTGTAACGTTTATCTTATTTTTTTTTATAAAAACCTCCATTAATTATAAAATGAATAGTTCTTATTTTTCGAGTATGTGAAATTATATGTGGTGATTATTTGTTTTAATTCCTATTATTTTGTATATTAATAGTGTTATTAGAATTAAAATTCGGGGGTGATGAAAGATAAACAATTTACTATACTATTAATGGTTTCAGCACTTATATGGTTGCTGATAGTAGGTTTTATTATCATTTAGAGTACCAATAAATTTTTCCCTACAGACGGACTTAGACAAGTTTTTCCGAAATGAGTTAATAAAGGGGCCCATTCGAGTCCCTTTTGCTATTATAGCTTCCAATCTATGCCTGCAAAATATTTTTGAGATAAGCCTAATGAGTTTTAGGGTTTAAAAAAGTCCATAAAAAATGTTAGCCGGTTTAGCTATAAAATGACACCTATTTAACACCTTAATTTAGGAGAAAAAAAATGACGATTTAGGATTTTGGAATAAAGTTGCAGGCAAAGAATTTAGCCTTGCCTGCAAGTCAATATAATTTATAGTTCTAGACCTGCTCTTCTGATTAGAGCATCAGGTTTAGGGCCTCTTCCTCTGAATCGCTCAAATAAAATTGAAGGATGCTCCTTACCTCCCATGGACAGGATATTGTCTTTGAAGGATTGAGCTGTTTCTTTGTCAAATACACCCTTTTCCTGAAACAATTCAAAGGCATCGGCATCCAATACTTCTGCCCACTTGTAACTGTAATAGCCCGCAGCGTAACCGCCCTGGAAAATATGAGAGAAGGAAGAACTCATCATGGTGTTTTTCAAAGGTTCAAGCAGAGAGGTGGGCTTCATTACCTCATTTTCAAATTCGAAGAGGTCTTTTATGTCTTTCGGGTCAGTAGTATGGTAGGCCATGTCTAATTGGCCTAGACTGATTTGTCGGACAGTTTGAAATCCCTGATGGAAGTTGGCTGCTTTTTTTATGTTTTCAATATAAGCAGTAGGGATGGGCTCACCGGTTTTATAATGTCTGGCAAATAAGTCAAGACATTCAGCCTCATAGCACCAGTTTTCAAATATTTGAGACGGTAGCTCTACAAAATCCCAATAGACATTGGTTCCCGATAAAGATCCATAAGTGCCCTTAGCCAACATACCATGTAACGCGTGGCCAAACTCATGAAAAAGGGTTGTAACTTCATTGAAGGTAAGTAG
Protein-coding sequences here:
- a CDS encoding serine hydrolase domain-containing protein, coding for MTLKKTYLWFIIVMLCNLNLTAQTTTARRSSPLTVAPPLSISLSSERLERIDNMLKQSLKDNTIPGAVALIVRNGRIVFHEAYGNADANGKKLQKDAIFRIASQSKAITSTAVMMLWEEGKFRLDDPISKYIPEFKNPEVLVNFKYADTTYTSRPANKEITIRHLLTHTSGLGYGVIDGDERMKMLYHKAGTTDLFTTEPVTIKDVVMKLAKLPLHHDPGEKFTYSMGLDVLGYFIEVISGMSFEAYLQKHLFEPLGMDDTGFYLPASKGDRLVAIQHKVNDKWENYPNTFYDVNYPIKGAKSFFSGGAGLSSTAKDYATFLQMYLNGGEFNKIRFLSRTTIATMMANQTMDLYGDGDQHYGLAFGVLTEQGQAKGGLGSPGTFVWGGYFNTQYFADPKEKIIGIILKQTQGSTGDQTSWKFKQMVMTTIDD
- a CDS encoding cation diffusion facilitator family transporter, with the translated sequence MRDKFLTKVYSEKQRLILWSVVISIVLLVVKFYSYVLTGSNAILTDALESIVNVVASFFALYSIRLSAIPRDKNHPYGHGKIEFFSAGIEGVLIIVAGIFILYQSAYSILFPQPLIELPLGMVLIGFSGLVNGILGFVLQKKGKELNSITLEADGKHISTDAVSSFVLIIGIAIIFFTGWHLLDSIISGLFAFYIMYNGYYLVRKSVAGLMDESNPQSINKAVRILNKHRKDNWIDIHNMRVQQYGGDSHIDLHLTLPYYYDLIQVHDCVHEVEEVLEENLSGKIEVFVHADPCIPDSCCHYCQVSDCAVRRFPQSKKIKWTADNMSQNQKHYHELGLLKNVPKNKK